From the genome of Verrucomicrobiia bacterium, one region includes:
- the recA gene encoding recombinase RecA, translating into MPPKTTDKTATESKQTEAAKQAAARSRELDAAISTITKSYGEGAIMRLGTAQALKKIEVIPTGSLAVDLALGVGGVPRGRVVEIFGPESSGKTTLMLHVIANAQKAGGLAAFIDAEHALDPAYAKKLGVNLDDLLVSQPDSGEEALTICETLARSNALDVIVVDSVAALVPKAELEGDMGMATMGMQARLMSQALRKLTAILNKSRTTCVFTNQLREKVGVMFGNPETTPGGKALKFYASVRLDIRRKDTLKDSTGAAIGNHVKVKVVKNKVAPPFTEAEFDIIYNHGIDKEGSILDMGIDSGALDKRGAWIQFEGELIGQGREAAKKALIEKPELAEKIVAAILAKRNPEVSSKEPEKDASVKK; encoded by the coding sequence ATGCCACCAAAAACCACCGACAAAACGGCCACGGAATCCAAACAGACTGAAGCCGCCAAACAGGCCGCCGCCCGCTCGCGCGAATTGGATGCCGCCATTTCCACCATCACCAAAAGTTACGGCGAGGGCGCCATTATGCGGCTCGGCACCGCGCAGGCGTTGAAAAAGATCGAGGTCATTCCCACTGGTTCGCTGGCTGTGGACCTGGCGCTGGGCGTCGGCGGGGTGCCGCGGGGTCGCGTCGTGGAAATTTTTGGACCGGAATCTTCCGGCAAGACCACCCTCATGCTGCACGTCATTGCCAACGCGCAAAAAGCGGGCGGCCTGGCTGCGTTCATTGACGCGGAACACGCGCTGGATCCCGCTTACGCGAAAAAGCTGGGCGTGAATCTCGATGACTTGCTGGTTTCACAACCCGACTCGGGCGAGGAAGCTTTGACCATTTGCGAAACCCTCGCCCGTTCCAACGCGCTCGATGTCATCGTGGTGGACTCCGTGGCCGCGCTGGTGCCGAAGGCCGAGCTGGAGGGCGATATGGGCATGGCCACGATGGGCATGCAGGCGCGGTTAATGTCGCAGGCGTTGCGCAAGCTCACGGCGATTCTCAACAAATCCCGGACGACTTGCGTGTTCACCAATCAGTTGCGCGAAAAAGTCGGGGTGATGTTTGGCAATCCCGAAACGACGCCCGGGGGCAAGGCACTGAAATTTTACGCCAGCGTGCGCCTGGATATTCGCCGCAAAGATACGCTCAAGGACTCGACCGGCGCGGCGATTGGCAATCACGTCAAAGTGAAGGTGGTCAAAAACAAGGTGGCGCCACCGTTCACCGAAGCGGAGTTCGACATCATTTACAACCACGGCATTGACAAGGAAGGCAGCATTCTCGACATGGGCATTGACTCCGGCGCGTTGGACAAGCGCGGCGCGTGGATTCAATTCGAGGGGGAACTGATTGGGCAAGGACGCGAGGCGGCGAAAAAGGCTTTGATTGAAAAACCGGAACTCGCCGAGAAAATCGTGGCCGCCATTCTCGCCAAACGAAATCCCGAGGTCAGCTCCAAAGAGCCGGAGAAAGACGCGTCGGTCAAGAAGTGA
- a CDS encoding DUF4340 domain-containing protein codes for MNTKSTWIWLALAAILLAAVLGVEKFWRQPPPAVALLLPNFRAATVTSVQYTPPGQFEIRADRTNGVWELVKPIVYPAQKASLDTLLETLERLAPLQIISGAELRHRTNADEEFGFQNRRMLTLQSGHDARPLQFGNRTAPGDGVYVQLVGGENVFVVDAQLLDLLPSKPDDWRDTTLLDLPLSAFNRLSVSNATVVVQLAQAGTNQPWRLTFPIPARADNERLMAALQQLNATRVRQFVTDNPAADLESFGFPTPELELTFARDTNVLTTLQFGKSPTNDSTLIYARRVGQPSIFTVERQTLKPWQISLNEFRDPHLLSVLPAVTEIEVSGHDPFVLQRSSTNTWQLKGNPLPVDQELAESLLLTLPAAPIQQYKDSITTEDLQRYGLAEPQRTVRLYAALGGTNALAAELAFSAPATNGLVYVRRADENPVYAIRNTDYGKLAVADWQLRDRQLWRFVETNAVRMILRRGDHQLDLRRAGANAWASVPSSRAINGSEVEAVVKQFAALNAVAWLGRGAEARPAFDITTNSLQVQIELKDGTRHQVEFGRPTPDGYPVAAVTLEGTSWCFEFPLMLYKYMEFTLLNANAFPP; via the coding sequence ATGAACACCAAAAGCACCTGGATCTGGCTCGCGCTCGCGGCGATTCTGCTCGCCGCGGTGCTGGGCGTGGAGAAGTTCTGGCGCCAGCCGCCGCCGGCGGTCGCGCTGTTGCTGCCCAATTTCCGCGCCGCGACGGTGACCAGCGTGCAATACACGCCGCCAGGTCAGTTTGAAATCCGCGCCGATCGCACCAATGGCGTTTGGGAACTGGTCAAGCCCATCGTCTATCCGGCGCAGAAAGCGAGCCTCGACACGCTTTTGGAAACACTGGAGCGACTGGCCCCGCTGCAGATCATTTCCGGCGCGGAACTGCGCCATCGCACCAATGCCGACGAGGAGTTTGGTTTTCAAAACCGCCGGATGCTCACGCTGCAATCGGGTCACGACGCGCGGCCGCTGCAGTTTGGCAACCGCACCGCCCCCGGCGACGGCGTGTACGTGCAACTTGTGGGCGGCGAAAACGTGTTCGTGGTGGATGCGCAACTGTTGGATCTGCTTCCAAGCAAACCGGATGATTGGCGCGACACGACCCTGTTGGACCTGCCGCTATCGGCTTTCAATCGGTTGTCCGTTTCCAACGCTACCGTTGTCGTGCAATTGGCGCAGGCCGGCACCAATCAACCGTGGCGTTTGACCTTTCCCATCCCGGCACGGGCGGACAACGAGCGGTTGATGGCGGCGTTGCAGCAGTTGAACGCGACCCGCGTGCGCCAGTTCGTTACGGATAATCCCGCGGCCGATCTGGAGAGTTTCGGTTTCCCGACGCCGGAATTGGAATTGACCTTCGCGCGCGATACCAACGTGCTGACCACGCTGCAATTTGGCAAAAGCCCCACGAACGATTCCACGCTGATCTATGCCCGGCGCGTCGGGCAACCCTCCATCTTCACCGTGGAACGGCAAACCTTGAAGCCGTGGCAGATTTCGTTGAACGAGTTTCGCGATCCACACTTGCTCAGCGTGCTGCCGGCAGTGACCGAGATCGAGGTGAGTGGTCACGATCCGTTTGTTCTGCAACGTTCCTCCACCAACACCTGGCAATTGAAAGGCAATCCGCTGCCGGTGGACCAGGAATTGGCGGAAAGCTTATTGCTGACTCTGCCGGCCGCGCCGATTCAGCAATACAAAGATTCCATCACCACCGAGGATCTGCAGCGCTACGGCCTGGCCGAGCCACAACGCACCGTGCGGTTGTACGCGGCTCTGGGGGGAACCAACGCGCTCGCGGCCGAACTGGCCTTCAGTGCGCCCGCCACCAACGGGTTGGTGTACGTCCGGCGCGCGGATGAAAATCCGGTGTACGCCATCCGCAACACCGATTACGGCAAACTGGCCGTGGCGGATTGGCAATTGCGCGACCGGCAACTCTGGCGTTTTGTGGAAACCAATGCCGTGCGGATGATTTTGCGGCGGGGCGATCACCAACTGGACCTGCGCCGCGCCGGGGCCAATGCCTGGGCGAGCGTGCCCTCATCGCGGGCCATCAACGGGTCGGAGGTGGAAGCTGTCGTCAAGCAATTCGCCGCCTTGAACGCGGTGGCGTGGCTGGGGCGCGGGGCCGAGGCGCGCCCGGCTTTTGACATCACCACCAACAGTTTGCAGGTGCAGATCGAATTGAAGGACGGAACGCGTCATCAGGTGGAGTTTGGTCGGCCCACGCCGGACGGGTATCCCGTGGCCGCCGTTACTCTGGAGGGCACGTCGTGGTGCTTCGAGTTTCCCTTGATGCTCTACAAATACATGGAGTTCACGTTGCTTAATGCCAACGCGTTTCCCCCGTGA
- a CDS encoding AsmA-like C-terminal region-containing protein, producing the protein MSASPKAKGRRFWRRLRIYFRGFRIAVWLLIFVVVAALVYLNQVGLPDFLKRPLLAQIQKSGLDVDFSTLRLHWSRGFIAKQVQFGAGAITNNPALPRFTAQELEFNFHLRALLEGQVRLDSVILRQGELQWTLPATNGTPRALTISNIESSLKLQPEERWSLDDFRAQFGGVNFYAHGVVTNAPALFKHRRRTTGTGAPTPGPKPPEPGRARFDLARLEQLAELLAQIKFATPPELRVEVSGDGAKLRSFDARLIVKAPAAETPWGAGENLLLLARLSPPSGNEQSRLELSLQAGQARTEWASTVNLELELRLDTIITRPDQINSHLILRADEAESRWASVRGGQLKAGWVQHTTNPIPHQIEIEAHADRANSWLTRAADVNFAARLEPLPEPPEPAAALSYWNQLLPYQIQWAANLGRLRSVLLQADQLNVAGDWRAPSLAITNLQAQLYGGSVTSAARLNVQTREVTVQCAANFDPLTILPLLPPAAQNWLGKFTWAQAPRVQGELAVTLPAWTNAAPDWRGELGSTLWLSGQTVVTNGTYRGIRADWATTHFQFSNQVWNLPDLTVGRPEGKLQLSLEADPVTQDYYCRLRSTIDPMALLPALEPEIQRGLGFCEFGQPPTVDGELWGRWYDHSRSGFRGQIALTNVAFRGQIADVAMTKLEYTNLVVTCETPRVWSGAQYAAAEAVVADFNAQRVYFTNAFSTFAPSNIVQAIGPVVEHALAPYHFGDPPIAHVSGHAPMHDPSDAYLIFEGTGKNFSALNLQTSNYQAKVIWAGETLTVTNVVGEFYGGAAEGWAHFVFDEPDEANYAFAINTTNTHLPALVTALTQETNQLEGWLTGQLMITNANTESIKTWAGSGAAVLRDGLLWELPIFGILSEPLDALMPGVGNSKFTEARGSFSFGHGEIASADLQMRSSVMRLKYRGTVDFDGHLDARVIGEPLRDTPVVGSLVSTILSPVAYLFAYRLTGTLENPQSEPVYIPRLLLVPFSPFQTIGNLFSSEGDKSATEKFSPVPESE; encoded by the coding sequence ATGTCCGCGTCGCCGAAGGCCAAAGGCCGCCGTTTCTGGCGGCGGCTGCGGATTTATTTTCGCGGCTTCCGCATCGCCGTCTGGCTGTTGATCTTCGTGGTCGTCGCGGCGTTGGTGTACCTGAACCAGGTGGGGCTGCCCGATTTTTTGAAGCGTCCGCTGCTGGCCCAAATTCAGAAATCCGGTTTGGACGTGGATTTCAGCACGCTGCGTTTGCATTGGTCGCGCGGCTTCATCGCGAAACAAGTTCAGTTTGGCGCGGGCGCGATTACCAACAATCCGGCGTTGCCGCGCTTCACGGCGCAAGAGCTGGAGTTTAATTTTCATCTCCGCGCGTTGCTGGAAGGACAGGTGCGTCTGGACTCGGTCATTCTGCGCCAGGGGGAATTGCAATGGACGTTGCCCGCCACCAACGGGACGCCCCGCGCGCTGACCATCAGCAACATTGAATCCAGCCTGAAATTACAGCCGGAAGAGCGCTGGTCGTTGGACGATTTCCGCGCGCAATTCGGCGGCGTTAATTTCTATGCGCACGGCGTGGTGACCAATGCGCCCGCGTTGTTCAAGCATCGCCGACGCACCACCGGCACGGGCGCGCCAACGCCCGGACCGAAGCCGCCCGAACCCGGGCGCGCCCGCTTCGATCTGGCCCGCTTGGAACAGCTCGCCGAACTCCTCGCGCAAATCAAATTCGCCACCCCGCCGGAACTGCGAGTGGAGGTGTCCGGCGATGGCGCCAAGCTGCGGTCTTTCGATGCGCGGCTGATCGTCAAAGCGCCGGCGGCGGAAACCCCGTGGGGCGCCGGCGAAAATCTACTGTTGCTGGCGCGTTTGTCGCCGCCAAGCGGCAATGAACAGTCGCGCCTCGAATTGAGTTTGCAGGCAGGTCAGGCCCGGACGGAATGGGCGAGCACGGTGAATTTGGAATTGGAGTTGCGCCTAGATACGATCATTACGCGTCCGGATCAAATCAACAGTCACCTGATCTTGCGCGCCGATGAAGCCGAAAGCCGCTGGGCCAGCGTGCGGGGCGGACAATTGAAAGCGGGCTGGGTGCAGCACACCACGAATCCCATTCCGCATCAGATCGAGATTGAAGCTCATGCCGACCGGGCCAACTCCTGGTTGACCCGCGCGGCGGACGTAAATTTTGCCGCGCGTCTGGAGCCATTGCCCGAGCCGCCCGAACCGGCAGCGGCTCTCAGTTATTGGAACCAGCTGTTGCCGTATCAAATCCAGTGGGCGGCCAATCTCGGGCGCTTGCGCTCCGTGTTGCTCCAGGCGGATCAATTGAACGTGGCCGGAGACTGGCGCGCTCCGTCACTCGCCATCACGAATCTGCAGGCGCAACTCTACGGAGGCAGCGTGACCAGTGCCGCGCGGTTAAATGTTCAGACGCGCGAAGTGACCGTCCAATGCGCGGCGAATTTCGACCCGCTCACCATTTTACCGTTGCTGCCTCCCGCAGCGCAAAATTGGTTGGGAAAATTTACCTGGGCGCAAGCGCCGCGCGTGCAGGGCGAGCTGGCGGTGACGTTGCCCGCCTGGACAAACGCCGCTCCCGACTGGCGGGGCGAGTTGGGGTCCACCTTGTGGCTGTCCGGCCAGACGGTGGTGACCAACGGCACGTATCGTGGCATTCGCGCGGATTGGGCCACCACGCATTTCCAGTTCTCAAATCAGGTCTGGAATTTGCCCGATCTCACCGTTGGCCGGCCCGAGGGGAAATTGCAATTGTCCCTGGAAGCGGACCCCGTCACGCAGGACTATTATTGTCGCCTGCGCAGCACGATTGATCCCATGGCGCTGCTGCCGGCGTTGGAGCCCGAGATTCAACGCGGTCTTGGGTTCTGCGAGTTTGGTCAGCCGCCCACGGTGGACGGCGAGTTGTGGGGACGCTGGTATGATCACAGTCGTTCCGGCTTTCGCGGTCAGATCGCGCTGACCAACGTGGCGTTTCGCGGTCAGATCGCCGACGTTGCCATGACGAAACTGGAATATACCAATCTGGTGGTGACGTGCGAAACGCCGCGCGTTTGGAGCGGCGCGCAATATGCCGCAGCCGAGGCCGTGGTCGCTGATTTCAATGCGCAACGGGTGTACTTCACCAACGCTTTCAGCACCTTCGCGCCCAGCAACATTGTCCAGGCGATCGGGCCGGTCGTCGAACACGCGTTGGCCCCTTACCATTTTGGCGACCCGCCGATAGCGCACGTCTCGGGTCACGCGCCCATGCACGACCCGAGCGATGCGTATTTGATTTTCGAGGGCACGGGGAAAAACTTTTCCGCGCTGAATCTTCAGACTTCCAATTATCAGGCCAAAGTGATTTGGGCGGGAGAAACGCTGACCGTGACCAACGTGGTGGGAGAATTTTATGGCGGCGCGGCGGAAGGTTGGGCGCATTTCGTCTTTGACGAGCCGGACGAGGCGAATTACGCGTTTGCCATCAACACGACCAACACGCATTTGCCGGCGCTGGTCACCGCTTTGACGCAGGAGACCAATCAACTGGAAGGCTGGCTGACCGGTCAATTGATGATCACCAATGCCAATACGGAAAGCATCAAGACGTGGGCCGGTTCCGGCGCGGCGGTATTGCGCGATGGCCTGCTGTGGGAGCTGCCCATCTTCGGCATCCTTTCCGAGCCGCTGGATGCCTTGATGCCGGGAGTGGGCAACAGCAAATTCACCGAGGCCCGGGGCAGTTTCAGTTTTGGTCACGGAGAGATCGCTTCCGCCGATCTGCAAATGCGCTCCAGTGTGATGCGCCTGAAATATCGCGGCACGGTGGATTTTGACGGCCACCTGGATGCGCGGGTGATTGGCGAACCATTGCGCGACACGCCGGTGGTCGGCTCCTTGGTGAGCACCATTTTATCGCCGGTGGCTTATCTGTTCGCGTACCGCTTGACCGGCACCTTGGAAAATCCCCAATCCGAACCGGTCTATATTCCGCGACTGTTGCTCGTGCCGTTCAGTCCGTTTCAGACCATTGGCAATTTGTTTTCCAGCGAGGGCGATAAATCTGCGACGGAAAAATTTTCGCCCGTGCCGGAGTCCGAATAG